In the Juglans microcarpa x Juglans regia isolate MS1-56 chromosome 6D, Jm3101_v1.0, whole genome shotgun sequence genome, one interval contains:
- the LOC121235135 gene encoding serine/arginine-rich splicing factor SR45a-like isoform X5, with amino-acid sequence MSYSREARSASPPDSISPVRRRRSRSRSISRSRRSRSRSRDSGDVANPGNNLYVTGLSTRVTTSDVEKYFGREGKVLECHLVTDPRTRESRGFGFITMETNEDAEHCIKYLNRSVFEGRLITVEKAKRKRGRTPTPGRYQGLRDNRRGYGRRRSRSFSPRRWQDKDSYSKNRRGRSRSPYSRTDDYDSHRRHRERSWSAGPSGYTR; translated from the exons ATGTCATACTCAAGGGAAGCAAG GTCTGCCTCGCCACCGGACTCTATTTCACCTGTCAGACGTCGTCGATCAAGGTCAAGATCAATTTCAAGGTCAAGGAGAAGTCGGTCCAG GAGTCGTGACTCTGGAGATGTAGCCAATCCTGGGAATAACTTATATGTAACAGGATTGTCCACAAGGGTTACTACCAGTGATGTTGAAAAGTATTTTGGCAGGGAAGGAAAG GTTTTGGAGTGCCATCTGGTTACAGATCCTCGCACTAGAGAATCCCGTGGATTTGGGTTTATCACTATGGAAACAAATGAAGATGCAGAACACTGTATCAAGTATTTGAATCGTTCGGTCTTTGAAGGTCGATTGATAACTGTGGAAAAG GCAAAAAGGAAACGTGGCAGAACACCAACACCGGGAAGGTATCAAGGTTTAAGAGACAATAGACGAG GGTATGGTCGTAGAAGGTCTCGAAGCTTTTCACCTCGCCGGTGGCAAGACAAAGATTCCTATTCAAAGAACCGGCGAGGAAGATCACGCTCTCCATATAGTAGGACGGATGATTATGACTCGCACAGGAGGCACAGGGAACGCTCCTGGTCGGCTGGACCTAGTGGCTACACTAGATAG
- the LOC121235877 gene encoding uncharacterized protein LOC121235877 — translation MLEPELCTPRILSPFREESGDEELSVLPRHTKVIVTGNNRTKSVLVGLQGVVKKAVGLGGWHWLVLKNGVEVKLQRNALSVLEHPTGHEEDDDHDYDISSSSSDIGEKDNDFSTSIEFHRLSKPRIRTKPWVTSASAKSTNRGCYRELQSIHAPQRRVNLAKLGTDSLWRYCRHFSLVSSNFNPSRDRLLNAAVRHVTQLEVDEAQVIPEFVHAAKRHKSTGKLR, via the exons ATGCTGGAGCCTGAGCTTTGTACTCCTCGGATTCTTTCGCCTTTCCGCGAGGAAAGTGGGGATGAGGAACTTTCCGTGCTTCCCAGGCATACCAAAGTTATTGTTACTGGAAACAACAGAACAAAGTCTGTGTTGGTGGGCTTGCAAGGCGTCGTCAAGAAGGCTGTTGGTCTTGGAGGTTGGCATTGGCTG GTTCTGAAAAACGGGGTTGAAGTAAAGCTGCAAAGAAACGCGTTGAGTGTGCTGGAACATCCTACTGGGCATGAAGAAGATGACGATCATGATTATGATATCTCTAGCAGTAGTTCTGACATTGGTGAAAAGGATAATGATTTCT CTACTAGTATTGAGTTCCACAGACTTAGTAAGCCAAGAATACGGACAAAGCCTTGGGTAACATCTGCATCAGCAAAGTCAACAAATCGTGGCTGTTACAGAGAACTTCAATCCATCCACGCACCTCAAAGA AGGGTAAACTTGGCCAAATTGGGCACGGACTCATTGTGGAGATATTGCAGACACTTCAGCCTT GTGAGCAGCAATTTTAATCCATCAAGGGACCGATTGCTTAATGCCGCTGTGCGGCATGTCactcag CTAGAAGTGGACGAGGCACAAGTGATCCCTGAATTTGTTCATGCTGCCAAGAGACACAAGTCAACTGGCAAACTGAGATAA
- the LOC121235135 gene encoding serine/arginine-rich splicing factor SR45a-like isoform X4, with translation MSYSREARSASPPDSISPVRRRRSRSRSISRSRRSRSRSRDSGDVANPGNNLYVTGLSTRVTTSDVEKYFGREGKVLECHLVTDPRTRESRGFGFITMETNEDAEHCIKYLNRSVFEGRLITVEKGVVCPSFLPSLAKRKRGRTPTPGRYQGLRDNRRGYGRRRSRSFSPRRWQDKDSYSKNRRGRSRSPYSRTDDYDSHRRHRERSWSAGPSGYTR, from the exons ATGTCATACTCAAGGGAAGCAAG GTCTGCCTCGCCACCGGACTCTATTTCACCTGTCAGACGTCGTCGATCAAGGTCAAGATCAATTTCAAGGTCAAGGAGAAGTCGGTCCAG GAGTCGTGACTCTGGAGATGTAGCCAATCCTGGGAATAACTTATATGTAACAGGATTGTCCACAAGGGTTACTACCAGTGATGTTGAAAAGTATTTTGGCAGGGAAGGAAAG GTTTTGGAGTGCCATCTGGTTACAGATCCTCGCACTAGAGAATCCCGTGGATTTGGGTTTATCACTATGGAAACAAATGAAGATGCAGAACACTGTATCAAGTATTTGAATCGTTCGGTCTTTGAAGGTCGATTGATAACTGTGGAAAAG GGGGTTGTATGCCCGTCTTTCCTTCCTTCATTA GCAAAAAGGAAACGTGGCAGAACACCAACACCGGGAAGGTATCAAGGTTTAAGAGACAATAGACGAG GGTATGGTCGTAGAAGGTCTCGAAGCTTTTCACCTCGCCGGTGGCAAGACAAAGATTCCTATTCAAAGAACCGGCGAGGAAGATCACGCTCTCCATATAGTAGGACGGATGATTATGACTCGCACAGGAGGCACAGGGAACGCTCCTGGTCGGCTGGACCTAGTGGCTACACTAGATAG